A genomic stretch from Kribbella amoyensis includes:
- a CDS encoding GNAT family N-acetyltransferase yields MFARTITENAELRPLEPWQAAEFLAHVDKARANIEPYIPWAELVVDEESARAFLQRYAVRQAEDAGRLYGIWLDGELVGGLLFRTFEPRWGSSEIGVWLDGHAEGHGLVTRSAQVLIDWALGDRGMNRVEWRCVPANARSVAVAQRLGMTLEGTLRQAFPYRDQIHDLQIWSLLRSEWEARAER; encoded by the coding sequence ATGTTCGCCAGGACCATCACCGAGAACGCCGAGCTGCGACCGCTGGAGCCGTGGCAGGCGGCCGAGTTCCTCGCCCACGTGGACAAGGCCCGGGCGAACATCGAGCCGTACATCCCGTGGGCCGAGCTGGTCGTCGACGAGGAGTCGGCCCGGGCCTTCCTGCAGCGCTACGCGGTCCGGCAGGCCGAGGACGCGGGCCGCCTCTATGGGATCTGGCTGGACGGCGAACTGGTCGGCGGGCTGCTGTTCCGGACCTTCGAGCCGCGCTGGGGCAGTAGTGAGATCGGCGTCTGGCTGGACGGTCACGCCGAGGGCCACGGCCTGGTCACCCGGTCCGCGCAGGTGCTGATCGACTGGGCCCTCGGAGACCGCGGGATGAACCGGGTCGAGTGGCGTTGCGTCCCCGCCAACGCCCGCAGCGTCGCCGTCGCGCAGCGCCTCGGCATGACGCTGGAGGGCACGCTGCGGCAGGCGTTCCCGTACCGCGACCAGATCCACGACCTGCAGATCTGGTCGCTGCTCCGGTCCGAGTGGGAGGCCCGCGCCGAGCGCTGA
- a CDS encoding SGNH/GDSL hydrolase family protein: protein MTEPLLDPRRTIVFAGDSVTDCGRRTDPAGLGDGYVKLLADHLGSTGPRVVNAGISGHRAKDLVARWQTDVLAERPDLVSILIGINDTWRRYDKDDLTSAEEFEASYRLLLEPLREVRLVLVEPFLLPVKEEQHSWREDLDPKLEVVRRLAAEYGALLVRTDTEFTARAVEAGAITLADDGVHPTAAGHRLIADLWFRTVLED, encoded by the coding sequence ATGACCGAACCCCTCCTGGATCCCCGGCGGACCATCGTGTTCGCCGGGGATTCCGTCACCGACTGCGGCCGGCGGACCGACCCGGCCGGACTCGGTGACGGCTATGTGAAACTGCTGGCCGACCACCTCGGGTCGACGGGTCCGCGGGTCGTCAACGCCGGGATCAGCGGGCACCGGGCCAAGGACCTGGTGGCCCGCTGGCAGACCGACGTGCTGGCCGAGCGGCCGGACCTGGTGTCGATCCTGATCGGGATCAACGACACCTGGCGCCGGTACGACAAGGACGACCTGACCTCGGCGGAGGAGTTCGAGGCCTCGTACCGGCTGTTGCTGGAGCCGTTGCGGGAGGTCCGGCTGGTCCTGGTCGAGCCGTTCCTGCTGCCGGTGAAGGAGGAGCAGCACAGCTGGCGGGAGGACCTCGACCCCAAGCTCGAGGTGGTCCGCCGGCTGGCCGCCGAGTACGGCGCGCTGCTCGTCCGCACCGACACCGAGTTCACCGCGCGGGCCGTCGAGGCCGGCGCGATCACGCTGGCCGACGACGGGGTGCACCCGACGGCGGCCGGGCATCGCCTGATCGCCGATCTGTGGTTCCGGACCGTCCTGGAGGACTGA
- a CDS encoding MerR family transcriptional regulator — protein sequence MSYSIGDLAKRTGLTVKTIRFYSDRGLLPPTSRTTAGYRQYDGAAVARLELIRTLRDLGLDLATIERVLAREVSVAEVAAAHVAALDAQVRTLRLRRSVLASVVRRGADVDEVAAMHRFVALSEAERVAVVDEFLAAVFESAGESFAAARRTMRPELPDDPTTEQVEAWIELLDLLADDDFRALLRRLVEHHTAEQPGLRPDVVARIQQQITPALALGVAPDSGEAASYLAALGDLPIDHLELAADARRERYFELLAILNGWPPPQSLAPALHWTLTALASSRPGEYRAG from the coding sequence ATGAGCTACTCGATCGGCGACCTGGCGAAGCGGACCGGATTGACGGTGAAGACGATCCGGTTCTACTCCGACCGCGGGCTGCTGCCGCCCACTTCGCGGACGACGGCCGGTTATCGGCAGTACGACGGGGCCGCGGTCGCCCGGCTGGAGCTGATCCGGACCCTGCGTGACCTCGGCCTCGACCTGGCCACGATCGAGCGCGTGCTGGCTCGGGAGGTCTCGGTCGCCGAGGTCGCGGCGGCGCATGTGGCGGCGTTGGACGCGCAGGTGCGGACCCTGCGGCTCCGGCGGTCGGTACTCGCGTCCGTCGTGCGGCGCGGAGCTGACGTGGACGAGGTGGCGGCGATGCACCGGTTCGTGGCTCTGTCGGAGGCGGAGCGGGTCGCGGTGGTCGACGAGTTCCTGGCGGCGGTGTTCGAGTCCGCCGGGGAGTCGTTCGCGGCGGCTCGGCGGACGATGCGGCCGGAACTGCCCGACGACCCCACGACCGAGCAGGTCGAGGCGTGGATCGAGCTGCTCGATCTGTTGGCGGACGACGACTTCCGGGCGCTGTTGCGCCGGCTGGTCGAACACCACACGGCGGAGCAACCTGGGTTACGCCCTGACGTGGTGGCGCGCATCCAGCAGCAAATTACTCCCGCCCTGGCTCTCGGCGTCGCCCCTGATTCCGGCGAAGCGGCGTCGTACCTCGCGGCCCTCGGCGACCTGCCGATCGACCACCTCGAACTCGCCGCCGACGCCCGCCGCGAGCGCTACTTCGAACTCCTCGCCATCCTCAACGGCTGGCCGCCCCCACAATCCCTGGCCCCAGCCCTCCACTGGACCCTCACCGCGCTGGCCTCAAGTAGGCCAGGTGAGTATCGAGCAGGTTGA
- a CDS encoding Gfo/Idh/MocA family protein encodes MSAVGVGVIGAGVISDAYIKSMQSFPDLQVVAIGDLRPEAAKDKAEQYGIATHGGPEAVLNNPDVEIVVNLTIPIAHVEVALAAIAAGKHVWSEKPFSLDQESGLKLLATAQDAGLRLGCAPDTILGPGLQESRRIIERGDIGQPLTALTLMQSPGPESWHPNPAFLFQQGAGPLWDIGPYYLTTLVQLFGPVAAVAGLGSKSREQRTIGSGPLAGTDFDVTVPTHVSAIARFESGQSSQSIFSFDSPLPRGGFVEITGADATLAVPDPNRFDGEIKIRRRDGEDWETVATTEASAERGTGVLEMARAIRADRPHRATGALAFHVVDIMASVTDSIDTGAFVDVTSTVEVPPVLPDDWDVHAATL; translated from the coding sequence ATGAGCGCCGTCGGGGTCGGCGTCATCGGCGCCGGGGTGATCTCGGACGCCTACATCAAGAGCATGCAGAGCTTCCCCGACCTGCAGGTCGTCGCGATCGGCGACCTGCGACCGGAGGCGGCCAAGGACAAGGCCGAGCAGTACGGGATCGCCACCCACGGCGGGCCCGAGGCCGTCCTGAACAACCCGGACGTCGAGATCGTGGTCAACCTGACCATCCCGATCGCGCACGTCGAGGTGGCGCTGGCCGCGATCGCCGCGGGCAAGCACGTGTGGAGCGAGAAGCCGTTCTCGCTCGACCAGGAGAGCGGGCTGAAGCTGCTCGCCACCGCGCAGGACGCGGGGCTGCGGCTGGGCTGCGCACCGGACACCATCCTCGGCCCGGGGCTGCAGGAGTCGCGGCGGATCATCGAGCGCGGTGACATCGGGCAGCCGCTGACCGCGTTGACCCTGATGCAGTCGCCCGGCCCGGAGTCCTGGCACCCGAACCCGGCCTTCCTGTTCCAGCAGGGCGCCGGGCCGCTGTGGGACATCGGCCCGTACTACCTGACCACGCTGGTGCAGTTGTTCGGTCCGGTCGCCGCGGTCGCGGGTCTCGGCTCGAAGTCGCGGGAGCAGCGCACGATCGGCTCGGGTCCGCTGGCGGGCACCGACTTCGACGTGACCGTCCCGACGCACGTCAGCGCGATCGCGCGGTTCGAGTCGGGGCAGTCGTCGCAGAGCATCTTCAGCTTCGACTCGCCGCTGCCGCGCGGTGGCTTCGTCGAGATCACCGGTGCGGACGCGACGCTCGCCGTCCCGGACCCGAACCGGTTCGACGGTGAGATCAAGATCCGCCGCCGCGACGGTGAGGACTGGGAGACCGTCGCGACCACCGAGGCGTCGGCCGAGCGCGGTACCGGGGTGCTGGAGATGGCGCGGGCGATCCGGGCCGACCGGCCGCACCGGGCGACCGGGGCGCTGGCGTTCCACGTCGTCGACATCATGGCCTCGGTGACCGACTCGATCGACACCGGCGCGTTCGTCGACGTGACCAGCACGGTCGAGGTCCCGCCGGTACTGCCGGACGACTGGGACGTCCACGCGGCGACCCTCTGA
- a CDS encoding glycoside hydrolase family 2 protein: protein MTSVPTAAGSLRAVPLSTDAGVDWTVQAVEGPVPEGNGALLTTPVAATVPGEVHTDLLAAGAIPDPFDGANEGLLAWIGRTSWTYRAAFDWAADGQAVQELVADGLDTAATVTLNGTELGRTWNQHRGYRFDVTELLVAEGNELVITFAAPVQTANALAEQLGLWPHTNHHPYNAIRKMASNFGWDWGPDVATVGVWRPLRIESWTGARIDSVRPLATLDGDRGVLDTHVALAWSDGFAGDATVTVEVAGTTSAVTVAAGTDEVSLTQTVDQVDQWWPRGHGEQPLYDVAVALTAREYGDGWQGRVGFRTITIDVAPDDDGGPFVILVNGKPLYVRGANWIPDDAFVTRLNRDTYAGSLQDAVDAGMNLLRVWGGGIYESEDFYDLCDELGLLVWQDFLFACAAYSEEEPLRSEVEAEARQAVTRLSRHASLAIWNGNNENIWGYVEWGWRKPLGGRTWGEGYYFDLLPGIVAELDPRTPYSEGSPYSYDRFIHPNDERNGTMHIWDVWNQVDYSTYRKYMPRFVSEFGFQGPPAWSTLTSVVHDEPLDPYGEQMLVHQKAFEGNLKLERGLGEHLPKWDAVRGGGAGQESKMADWHWITQLNQARAVGYGIEHFRSLFPLNTGAIVWQLNDNWPVISWAAVDGHGIRKPLWFTLRRVYADRLLTVQPREDGPAVVAHNDTDEPWTTSVTVARRSTADGGAVLAQETFALDVAPRSAVTSSLPESVAKPADAAAEYVEVRAEDGSTAYWYFVEDTALRLAADAYTATVTATDGGYDVTVTATALAKDLALFPDRLDAEARVDSCLITLSAGDSHTFHVTGATAPTGELGVPVLRSVNDLVG, encoded by the coding sequence GTGACTTCCGTACCGACCGCTGCCGGCTCGCTCCGCGCGGTTCCGCTCAGCACCGACGCCGGCGTCGACTGGACCGTCCAGGCGGTCGAAGGCCCGGTTCCCGAGGGCAACGGCGCGCTGCTGACCACGCCGGTCGCGGCCACCGTGCCCGGCGAGGTGCACACCGACCTGCTCGCCGCCGGCGCGATCCCGGATCCGTTCGACGGCGCGAACGAGGGCCTGCTGGCCTGGATCGGCCGGACCAGCTGGACGTACCGGGCCGCCTTCGACTGGGCCGCGGACGGTCAGGCGGTGCAGGAACTCGTCGCCGACGGACTCGACACCGCCGCCACGGTCACCCTGAACGGGACCGAGCTCGGCCGGACCTGGAACCAGCACCGCGGCTACCGGTTCGACGTGACCGAACTCCTCGTTGCTGAGGGCAATGAGCTGGTGATCACCTTCGCGGCGCCGGTGCAGACCGCGAACGCGCTCGCCGAGCAGCTCGGGTTGTGGCCGCACACCAACCACCACCCGTACAACGCGATCCGGAAGATGGCCAGCAACTTCGGCTGGGACTGGGGACCGGACGTCGCCACCGTCGGGGTTTGGCGGCCGCTGCGGATCGAGTCCTGGACCGGCGCCCGGATCGACTCGGTCCGGCCGCTGGCCACCCTGGACGGCGATCGTGGCGTCCTCGACACGCACGTCGCGCTGGCCTGGTCGGACGGGTTCGCGGGCGATGCGACCGTCACCGTCGAGGTGGCCGGCACGACGTCCGCGGTGACCGTTGCCGCGGGCACCGATGAGGTGAGCCTGACGCAGACCGTGGACCAGGTCGATCAGTGGTGGCCGCGGGGTCATGGCGAGCAGCCGCTGTACGACGTGGCGGTGGCACTGACGGCACGCGAGTACGGCGACGGCTGGCAGGGGCGGGTCGGGTTCCGGACGATCACGATCGACGTGGCGCCGGACGACGACGGCGGCCCGTTCGTGATCCTGGTCAACGGCAAGCCGCTCTACGTCCGCGGCGCGAACTGGATCCCGGACGACGCGTTCGTCACCCGGCTGAACCGGGACACCTACGCCGGCAGTCTGCAGGACGCCGTCGACGCCGGGATGAACCTGCTCCGCGTCTGGGGCGGCGGCATCTACGAGAGCGAAGATTTCTACGACCTCTGCGACGAGCTCGGCCTGCTGGTCTGGCAGGACTTCCTGTTCGCCTGCGCCGCGTACTCCGAGGAGGAGCCGCTGCGCAGCGAGGTCGAGGCCGAGGCGCGGCAGGCCGTCACCCGGCTGAGCCGGCATGCCAGTCTGGCGATCTGGAACGGCAACAACGAGAACATCTGGGGCTACGTCGAGTGGGGCTGGCGCAAGCCGCTCGGCGGACGGACCTGGGGTGAGGGGTACTACTTCGACCTGCTGCCCGGGATCGTCGCCGAGCTGGACCCGCGGACGCCGTACTCCGAGGGCTCGCCGTACTCCTACGACCGGTTCATCCACCCGAACGACGAGCGGAACGGCACCATGCACATCTGGGACGTGTGGAACCAGGTGGACTACTCGACGTACCGCAAGTACATGCCGCGGTTCGTCTCGGAGTTCGGCTTCCAGGGTCCGCCGGCCTGGTCGACGCTCACCTCGGTGGTGCACGACGAGCCGCTCGATCCGTACGGCGAGCAGATGCTCGTGCACCAGAAGGCGTTCGAGGGCAACCTCAAACTGGAGCGGGGACTCGGTGAGCACCTGCCGAAGTGGGACGCCGTCCGGGGCGGTGGGGCGGGGCAGGAATCCAAGATGGCTGACTGGCACTGGATCACGCAGCTCAACCAGGCGCGCGCGGTCGGGTACGGGATCGAGCACTTCCGCAGCCTGTTCCCGCTGAACACCGGCGCGATCGTCTGGCAGCTGAACGACAACTGGCCGGTGATCTCCTGGGCCGCCGTCGACGGGCACGGCATCCGCAAGCCGCTGTGGTTCACACTGCGCAGGGTGTACGCCGATCGCCTGCTCACCGTGCAGCCGCGGGAGGACGGCCCGGCCGTTGTCGCGCACAACGACACGGACGAGCCCTGGACGACCTCGGTCACCGTGGCGCGGCGGAGTACGGCCGACGGTGGTGCCGTGCTCGCGCAGGAGACGTTCGCGCTGGACGTCGCGCCGCGGTCGGCGGTGACGAGTTCGCTGCCCGAGTCGGTGGCCAAGCCGGCCGACGCGGCCGCCGAGTACGTCGAGGTGCGTGCGGAAGACGGCAGCACGGCGTACTGGTACTTCGTCGAGGACACCGCTCTGCGGTTGGCGGCGGACGCGTACACCGCGACCGTGACGGCGACCGACGGCGGGTACGACGTCACCGTGACGGCGACCGCGTTGGCGAAGGACCTCGCCCTGTTCCCGGACCGGCTGGACGCCGAGGCCCGGGTGGACTCCTGCCTGATCACCTTGTCCGCGGGCGACTCGCACACCTTCCACGTCACCGGTGCCACGGCGCCGACGGGCGAGCTCGGCGTCCCGGTCCTGCGATCGGTCAACGATCTGGTGGGTTGA
- a CDS encoding TetR/AcrR family transcriptional regulator, translating to MPARTDHEARRRDVSAAVWKVVAAEGFGGLTLRAVAAALGGSTGMVTHYFPSKQALIKHALELAEERTRTSIPESGDLRTALIAVLPIAAGTTEISRVWVSSWDPALAEPELGALEKARYRRWRTKLEKLVVVAQEAGELPAGDPADLAASLAAFTHGLVVQTLFDPRAFPRKRLLNLLDTHLAYLRPAR from the coding sequence ATGCCGGCCAGGACGGATCACGAAGCCAGACGACGCGATGTCTCCGCCGCGGTGTGGAAGGTGGTGGCCGCGGAGGGGTTCGGCGGACTCACGTTGCGCGCCGTCGCGGCGGCGCTGGGTGGATCGACCGGGATGGTGACGCACTACTTCCCGTCCAAGCAGGCGCTGATCAAGCACGCGCTCGAACTGGCCGAGGAACGTACCCGCACGTCGATCCCCGAGTCCGGCGATCTGCGGACGGCTCTGATCGCGGTGCTCCCGATCGCCGCGGGGACGACCGAGATCAGCCGGGTCTGGGTCAGCTCATGGGATCCAGCGCTCGCCGAACCGGAGCTGGGCGCGCTGGAGAAAGCCCGCTACCGCCGCTGGCGCACGAAGCTGGAGAAGCTCGTCGTGGTGGCGCAGGAAGCCGGCGAACTCCCCGCAGGCGACCCGGCCGACCTGGCCGCGAGCCTGGCCGCCTTCACCCATGGGCTGGTCGTGCAGACCCTGTTCGATCCCCGGGCCTTCCCCCGCAAGCGCCTCCTCAACCTGCTCGATACTCACCTGGCCTACTTGAGGCCAGCGCGGTGA
- a CDS encoding glycoside hydrolase family 36 protein, whose translation MTTLRWEGPDVALTFRLDDGPVRVESIHPAAATIAAQTLVEVSAIGHGRSPGTYRHVGTDLGKALRYVSHEQTATTLRIVQADPATGLQVTTFFEASPGVTGFRTWTEARLTGPGELVLDFLSAAVLGTPDVDAVDLVAGDNNWMAESRWSRRPLRSAGVPEIRSAEHRPTSHARCAVTSHGSWSTGERLPTGVLVDRTAAFALGWQIEHNGQWHYELGETRAGGYVLLSGPTDQEHQWTARISAESGFRTVPVSVVVATGQDEAFGALTAQRRAIRQRRPIDDRLPVIFNDYMNTLMGDPTTEKLLPLIDAAAEAGAEYFCIDAGWYAEGDWWSTVGAWQPSTTRFPNGLGEVIDRIRARGMVPGVWLEPEVVGVDSPLATELPADAFISRGGVRVAEHGRHLLDLRSPAARAHLDSTVDRLIAEFGIGFFKLDYNTMTGPGTDLDGKSAGQGLLEHNRAQLAWIDGVQERHPELLLENCGSGALRMDYAMLSRFHLQSTSDQEDPGLYAPIAAAAPASVLPEQAGNWAYPQPGMTDEQRTFALVNGMLGRMYLSGHLNRMTAEELGAVAEAVTAHKKLLTELPHLTPFWPLGLPGWTDEWIALGLAGPNRSYLALWHRGSEAAEVVLPVAATTVTDYFPAAADGWAYRAGADGLTVSAPAGEPSARVIELTD comes from the coding sequence ATGACCACGCTGCGCTGGGAAGGACCGGACGTCGCGCTGACGTTCCGGCTCGACGACGGTCCGGTCCGGGTGGAGTCGATCCACCCGGCCGCGGCCACGATCGCGGCGCAGACCCTGGTGGAGGTGTCGGCGATCGGTCACGGCCGATCGCCCGGCACCTACCGCCATGTCGGCACCGACCTCGGCAAGGCCCTGCGGTACGTCTCACACGAACAGACCGCGACGACGCTGCGGATCGTGCAGGCGGATCCGGCCACCGGGCTGCAGGTCACCACCTTCTTCGAGGCCTCACCGGGTGTCACCGGGTTCCGGACCTGGACCGAGGCGCGGCTGACCGGACCGGGCGAACTGGTCCTCGACTTCCTCTCCGCCGCGGTGCTCGGTACCCCGGACGTGGACGCGGTCGATCTGGTGGCCGGGGACAACAACTGGATGGCGGAGAGCCGCTGGTCCCGGCGGCCGCTGCGCTCCGCGGGCGTCCCCGAGATCCGGTCGGCCGAGCACCGGCCGACCTCGCACGCCCGGTGCGCGGTCACGTCGCACGGCTCCTGGTCGACGGGTGAGCGCCTGCCCACCGGCGTCCTGGTCGACCGGACGGCCGCGTTCGCGCTCGGCTGGCAGATCGAGCACAACGGGCAGTGGCACTACGAGCTCGGTGAGACCCGCGCGGGTGGCTACGTCCTGCTCAGCGGTCCCACCGACCAGGAGCACCAGTGGACGGCGCGGATCTCGGCCGAGTCGGGCTTCCGGACCGTCCCCGTGTCGGTCGTGGTCGCGACCGGCCAGGACGAGGCGTTCGGCGCGTTGACCGCGCAGCGCCGGGCGATCCGGCAGCGGCGGCCGATCGACGACCGGCTGCCGGTGATCTTCAACGACTACATGAACACGCTGATGGGCGACCCGACCACCGAGAAGCTGCTGCCGCTGATCGACGCGGCGGCCGAGGCGGGCGCGGAGTACTTCTGTATCGACGCCGGCTGGTACGCCGAGGGCGACTGGTGGAGCACGGTCGGCGCCTGGCAGCCGTCGACGACACGGTTCCCGAACGGGCTCGGCGAGGTGATCGACCGGATCCGCGCCCGCGGCATGGTGCCCGGCGTCTGGCTGGAGCCCGAGGTCGTCGGCGTCGACTCCCCGCTCGCCACCGAGCTGCCGGCGGACGCGTTCATCAGCCGCGGCGGCGTCCGCGTCGCGGAGCACGGCCGGCACCTGCTCGACCTGCGCAGCCCGGCCGCACGTGCGCACCTCGACTCGACCGTGGACCGGTTGATCGCCGAGTTCGGGATCGGCTTCTTCAAGCTGGACTACAACACGATGACCGGGCCCGGGACCGACCTCGACGGGAAGTCCGCGGGACAAGGGCTGCTGGAGCACAACCGGGCCCAGCTCGCCTGGATCGACGGTGTGCAGGAGCGGCATCCCGAGCTGCTGCTGGAGAACTGCGGGTCCGGCGCCCTGCGGATGGACTACGCGATGCTGTCCCGGTTCCATCTGCAGTCCACCTCCGACCAGGAGGACCCCGGTCTGTACGCCCCGATCGCGGCAGCCGCTCCGGCGTCCGTCCTCCCGGAACAGGCCGGCAACTGGGCGTACCCGCAGCCCGGGATGACCGACGAGCAGCGCACGTTCGCACTGGTGAACGGGATGCTCGGCCGGATGTACCTGTCCGGCCACCTGAACCGGATGACCGCCGAGGAGCTCGGTGCCGTCGCCGAGGCCGTGACCGCGCACAAGAAGCTGCTCACCGAGCTCCCCCACCTCACCCCGTTCTGGCCGCTCGGGCTGCCCGGGTGGACCGACGAGTGGATCGCGCTCGGCCTGGCCGGGCCCAACCGGTCGTACCTCGCGCTGTGGCACCGCGGATCGGAGGCGGCCGAGGTCGTCCTGCCGGTGGCGGCGACCACGGTGACGGACTACTTCCCGGCGGCCGCTGACGGCTGGGCGTACCGCGCCGGTGCCGACGGCCTGACCGTGTCGGCCCCGGCCGGGGAGCCGTCCGCGCGGGTTATCGAACTCACCGATTGA
- a CDS encoding polysaccharide deacetylase family protein, producing MPVIQHGPRGPQRIALTFDADLTASMRRRLQAGTVKSYYNDQLIAELRALRVPATLFLTGLWMEQYPDRTRELAKDPLFELGTHTYDHRAFTKHCYTLGTVPRAEMLTDVRRAVVQLDRLVPNATRWFRFPGGCYDGTALHELAPAGLTAVGLDVPGADGFAKSPDPIVKQVLSNARDGSIVVLHMHGGDNAPYTDEAIGPIVRGLRARGYELVTVTELMRGR from the coding sequence ATGCCGGTGATCCAGCACGGACCGCGGGGCCCGCAGCGGATCGCGCTCACCTTCGACGCGGATCTCACGGCCTCGATGCGGCGACGACTCCAGGCCGGCACCGTGAAGTCGTACTACAACGACCAGCTCATCGCCGAGCTGCGCGCACTCCGGGTCCCGGCGACCCTGTTCCTCACCGGGCTGTGGATGGAGCAGTACCCGGACCGGACCCGCGAGCTCGCCAAGGACCCGCTGTTCGAGCTGGGCACGCACACGTACGACCACCGTGCCTTCACCAAGCACTGCTACACCCTCGGTACCGTCCCCCGGGCCGAGATGCTCACCGACGTCCGCCGGGCCGTGGTGCAGCTGGACCGGCTCGTCCCGAACGCGACCAGGTGGTTCCGCTTCCCCGGCGGCTGCTACGACGGCACGGCACTGCACGAGCTCGCGCCGGCCGGGCTCACCGCGGTCGGCCTGGACGTACCGGGGGCCGACGGGTTCGCCAAGTCGCCGGACCCGATCGTCAAGCAGGTGCTGTCGAACGCGCGGGACGGCTCGATCGTGGTGCTGCACATGCACGGCGGCGACAACGCGCCGTACACCGACGAGGCGATCGGCCCGATCGTGCGTGGACTGCGCGCCCGTGGGTACGAATTGGTCACCGTCACCGAGCTGATGCGGGGCCGCTGA
- a CDS encoding sugar phosphate isomerase/epimerase family protein, whose protein sequence is MVAVDNLSLQLYTVRHKLEEDFDATLARIAEIGYRKVEPFGVVGMADKLAEALPKYGLSAPTTHAGLLREESLAPTFEVAKKLGIGTVIDPFVDPAKWQSADDIKATADALNQAAAEAAEHGITIGYHNHHFELESKVDGVHGLEILAANLSDNVILEVDTYWAAVGGADVPALLGRLGDRVKALHVKDGDGTLDNKAQVAVGDGTIAVTDILAASPGALRVVELDDFSGEIFDAVEGSFRYLSGLADA, encoded by the coding sequence ATGGTCGCAGTGGACAATCTGTCCCTCCAGCTCTACACCGTCCGGCACAAGCTGGAAGAGGACTTCGACGCCACCCTGGCCCGGATCGCGGAGATCGGCTACCGCAAGGTGGAGCCGTTCGGCGTGGTCGGGATGGCCGACAAGCTGGCGGAGGCGCTGCCCAAGTACGGTCTGTCGGCGCCCACCACGCACGCCGGCCTGCTTCGTGAGGAGAGCCTGGCGCCCACCTTCGAGGTGGCGAAGAAGCTCGGCATCGGCACCGTCATCGACCCGTTCGTGGACCCGGCCAAGTGGCAGTCGGCGGACGACATCAAGGCCACCGCGGACGCACTGAACCAGGCCGCCGCCGAGGCCGCGGAGCACGGCATCACCATCGGCTACCACAACCACCACTTCGAGCTGGAGTCGAAGGTGGACGGTGTGCACGGCTTGGAGATCCTGGCCGCGAACCTGTCCGACAACGTCATCCTCGAGGTCGACACGTACTGGGCCGCCGTCGGTGGCGCCGACGTCCCCGCGCTGCTCGGCCGGCTTGGTGACCGGGTGAAGGCGCTGCACGTCAAGGACGGCGACGGCACCCTGGACAACAAGGCCCAGGTCGCGGTCGGCGACGGCACCATCGCGGTGACCGACATCCTGGCCGCGTCGCCGGGCGCCCTGCGGGTGGTCGAGCTGGACGACTTCAGCGGCGAGATCTTCGACGCCGTCGAGGGCAGCTTCCGCTACCTGTCCGGGCTGGCCGACGCATGA